One region of Acomys russatus chromosome 8, mAcoRus1.1, whole genome shotgun sequence genomic DNA includes:
- the Lca5l gene encoding lebercilin-like protein isoform X2, whose amino-acid sequence MSLADTTKAHTDEHFPSLAPGSTRRSAEGKSSPDAGNLSRNSRASNGSVDFSKSQCSLRSLASLYDYSEDFLSDCSEAAASRHQSEQPLGQEKEKRKNNTSKNPQPKGRKDIPAGEKHSWTASLLSSQIQTIAKRRDTMTHRILSARLHRIKELRNELADVQRKLEATVIENQFLKQLQVRHSKAIGRYVNSQNNLPQITAKHQSEVKSLRQLLRKSQEKERIVSRKLRETDSKLLKTKDTLQALQKLSEDKSLAEREELTHRLTVLTAKMEANDKKIQAAGQRKSQDVGSSNSDKDSAGGSDTAATEA is encoded by the exons ATGTCTTTGGCTGATaccacaaaagcacacacagatgAGCACTTCCCCAGCCTGGCACCAGGAAGCACCCGGAGGTCTGCAGAAGGCAAGAGCAGCCCGGATGCTGGCAACCTGTCACGGAACAGCCGGGCTTCCAACGGGAGCGTGGATTTCAGCAAGTCCCAGTGCTCGCTCCGAAGCCTGGCTTCTCTCTATGACTATTCGGAAGACTTTCTTTCGGACTGCTCTGAAGCAGCTGCCAGCAGACATCAGTCAGAGCAGCCTCTGGGgcaagaaaaggagaagagaaagaataatacTTCTAAAAACCCCCAGCCTAAAG GCCGGAAGGACATCCCCGCTGGGGAGAAGCATAGCTGGACTGCTTCACTTCTCAGTTCTCAGATCCAAACGATTGCCAAAAGACGAGACACCATGACACATCGAATCCTGTCAGCCAGGCTTCATCGGATCAAAGAGCTGAGGAACGAGCTCGCTGACGTGCAGCGGAAGCTGGAGGCCACCGTCATAGAAAACCAGTTTCTGAAGCAACTTCAGGTTAGGCACTCGAAAGCCATAGGTAGATATGTGAACTCACAAAACAATCTGCCCCAGATCACAGCCAAGCACCAGAGTGAGGTGAAGAGCCTCAGACAGCTCCTTCGGAAATCCCAAGAAAAGGAGCGAATCGTGTCTAGGAAACTCCGAGAAACTGACAGTAAATTGCTGAAGACCAAAGACACCTTGCAAGCCCTGCAGAAACTTTCAGAAGACAAAAGCCTTGCCGAGAGAGAAGAGCTGACTCACAGGCTGACTGTTCTTACAGCCAAAATGGAggcaaatgacaaaaaaatacaG